A genomic segment from Bradyrhizobium sp. CB1015 encodes:
- a CDS encoding glycosyltransferase family 2 protein, translating into MELLARAAAGDNGAQNALQDSIVSGQAAVALITLVRSRGKQRPDPIIHRIDTRPLDFGSDEIVAVGKVRNEMLRLPEFLRHHRRLGVGRFLAIDDRSDDGTRAFLLDQPDVHVFEIREPFAESSGGARWTSAVLDQFAPGRWALTLDADELFVYPGCENFDLRWLCRYLESTGADCMTAEMVDMYPRWLGGPERYQPGESLVAFCPYFDSDTYVKRRRRGFPNSYLVGGARARLFYDEPIPPKIALYDALVQLLEPYGLARLLPAINITRWQPPLLTKVPLARWLPGRRYIAAGHLMAPPGKPGDVTGALLHFKFLHDFTDKVAIAVSEGNYYLGSVEYQRYAERLDQNRSFELSYPKSLIYQSSDDLVRCGLMRLSPAYQAAMR; encoded by the coding sequence ATGGAATTGCTGGCGAGAGCAGCGGCGGGCGACAACGGCGCGCAGAACGCGTTACAAGACTCGATCGTAAGCGGTCAAGCGGCTGTCGCTCTTATAACGCTAGTGCGATCACGGGGCAAGCAGCGTCCTGATCCGATCATTCACCGGATTGATACACGGCCGCTCGACTTCGGCTCCGATGAGATCGTGGCGGTCGGCAAGGTCCGCAACGAGATGTTGCGTTTACCCGAGTTCCTGCGCCATCATCGCCGACTCGGAGTCGGACGTTTCCTCGCGATCGATGACCGTTCGGATGACGGCACGCGAGCATTCCTGCTCGATCAGCCGGACGTTCATGTGTTCGAGATCCGGGAGCCCTTTGCAGAATCAAGTGGTGGCGCGCGTTGGACCAGCGCCGTGCTTGACCAATTCGCGCCTGGACGGTGGGCGCTGACGCTCGACGCCGACGAACTCTTCGTCTATCCCGGTTGCGAAAATTTTGATCTTCGATGGCTGTGCCGATATCTGGAGAGCACCGGCGCGGATTGCATGACCGCGGAGATGGTCGATATGTATCCACGCTGGCTCGGAGGCCCGGAGCGCTACCAACCCGGAGAGAGTCTGGTCGCGTTCTGCCCCTACTTCGATTCAGATACCTATGTGAAGCGCCGACGGCGCGGCTTTCCGAACAGCTACCTGGTGGGCGGTGCGCGAGCGAGGCTGTTTTACGACGAACCGATACCGCCGAAGATCGCCCTTTATGACGCACTTGTACAGTTGCTTGAGCCATACGGGCTGGCGCGGCTGCTGCCTGCAATTAACATCACGCGCTGGCAGCCACCGCTGCTCACTAAAGTGCCGCTCGCGCGCTGGCTGCCCGGCCGGCGCTATATCGCCGCCGGTCACCTGATGGCTCCTCCGGGCAAGCCAGGCGATGTCACAGGCGCCCTGCTCCATTTCAAATTTCTCCACGACTTCACCGATAAGGTCGCAATCGCGGTCAGTGAGGGGAATTATTATCTCGGATCGGTCGAGTATCAGCGCTACGCGGAGCGGCTCGATCAAAATCGGTCGTTCGAGCTCAGCTATCCGAAAAGCCTGATCTACCAATCATCCGACGACCTTGTCCGTTGCGGCCTGATGCGTCTCTCTCCGGCCTATCAGGCCGCGATGCGATAA
- a CDS encoding DUF393 domain-containing protein, producing the protein MTHSDDEIWVVYDGECPLCSRYVLLYQLRERGQRIHLIDARSEHPLVGDIRARNLDLNEGMVVRRRGRYYHGADAMHLLATLAGEATAFNRLNRLVFSRPRLARALYPALVRGRKLLLRLLGRKLIDEISAPEQRITVGRTDENIKHNDGVR; encoded by the coding sequence TTGACCCATAGTGATGACGAGATCTGGGTGGTCTATGACGGCGAATGCCCACTATGCAGCCGCTATGTTCTGCTGTACCAGTTGCGGGAGCGTGGGCAGCGCATTCACCTGATCGACGCGCGTTCGGAGCATCCGCTCGTCGGCGATATCCGCGCCCGCAACCTCGATCTCAATGAAGGCATGGTGGTTCGCAGGCGTGGGCGATACTACCATGGCGCCGATGCCATGCATCTGCTGGCAACGCTTGCCGGTGAGGCGACTGCCTTCAATCGCCTCAATCGGCTGGTGTTCTCCCGGCCACGCCTCGCAAGGGCACTTTATCCGGCACTGGTACGTGGAAGGAAGCTTCTCCTTCGGCTTCTCGGCCGCAAGCTGATCGATGAGATCAGTGCTCCGGAACAGCGGATAACGGTCGGTCGTACCGACGAAAACATCAAGCACAACGACGGGGTCCGGTGA
- a CDS encoding lipopolysaccharide biosynthesis protein, whose amino-acid sequence MTTSVRIDIGDVRPSLQISFEQARPGTPIPHRLVTSSVRLETKLKVGDDRNHHRAARWIPAAFAGRRKTAQEVFEIAGVSSLDKDSKSRAVTNILITGGSQAWKLSAGFVLTIFSTRNLAPSDFGLLAMSATAATFLGLIKDVGVGQAIIQRTEIAKGQIDALFWLSVLASAASALILTLSAHPVALFYGDARLQQLMIAIAGLSFIAGLQTVPTALLARESQFKALAILDVAATTASVGAGIAAVIVLRDYWALYLSTLVLTVISTVGIWAYSGYRPGYPDLDSETRHMARFGLHVSGFNLVNYLSRNADNILIGKFRGGEELGLYDRAYKLLLLPIVQLHNPIGQVIVPLLSRLRFDKERYLSTYSDALSMIMFICQPGIVFAILLSEPLFRVLLGEQWVGAATIFSWLGVAGLIQVATATAAWLFLSQGRGHEYFRLGVWTALINVTSFLVGLPWGALGIAAAYTLVNCTVVLPLYAISIGRHGPVTTRSLVQTTVPHWISCGVAAAVTRISMISLLDGNCFAGLVTLLALAYASYLLAMIFFARKRELAKRVVRNVVRKAKTFSEA is encoded by the coding sequence GTGACCACAAGTGTCCGCATTGACATTGGTGACGTCCGGCCATCGCTTCAAATCAGTTTCGAGCAGGCTCGCCCAGGTACCCCGATCCCGCATCGTCTGGTCACGTCTTCCGTTCGTCTCGAGACCAAGCTAAAAGTCGGAGACGATCGGAATCACCATCGTGCAGCGCGCTGGATTCCCGCAGCATTTGCTGGCAGGCGCAAGACCGCGCAAGAGGTGTTTGAGATCGCGGGGGTGAGCTCGTTGGACAAAGACAGCAAGTCACGGGCCGTAACCAACATCCTCATAACGGGCGGGTCACAGGCTTGGAAACTGTCGGCCGGTTTTGTCCTGACGATATTCTCGACGCGGAATCTTGCCCCGTCCGACTTCGGCCTGCTCGCCATGTCTGCGACGGCTGCAACGTTCCTCGGGCTCATCAAGGACGTCGGCGTTGGACAGGCCATCATTCAACGCACGGAAATCGCCAAGGGCCAGATCGATGCGCTGTTCTGGCTGTCGGTGCTCGCTTCCGCGGCATCTGCTCTCATTCTGACGTTGAGCGCGCATCCGGTTGCGCTGTTCTACGGCGATGCGAGGCTTCAACAGCTCATGATCGCAATTGCCGGCCTAAGTTTCATTGCTGGCCTTCAGACCGTTCCGACGGCGCTGCTTGCCAGAGAATCCCAGTTCAAGGCCCTGGCAATCCTGGATGTCGCTGCGACAACCGCTTCCGTTGGCGCGGGAATCGCCGCCGTGATCGTCTTGAGAGACTATTGGGCACTTTACCTGTCCACGCTCGTTCTCACGGTCATTTCGACAGTCGGGATCTGGGCCTATTCCGGTTATCGCCCTGGATATCCCGATCTGGACAGCGAGACGCGACACATGGCGCGATTTGGCCTGCACGTGTCAGGATTCAACCTCGTCAACTATCTCTCGAGAAATGCGGATAACATTCTCATCGGCAAATTTCGAGGCGGCGAGGAGCTCGGCCTGTACGATCGGGCCTATAAGCTGTTGCTGCTGCCGATCGTCCAATTGCACAACCCGATCGGCCAGGTGATTGTCCCGCTGCTTTCGCGGCTTCGTTTCGATAAGGAGAGATATCTCAGCACCTACAGCGATGCCCTTTCCATGATTATGTTCATATGTCAGCCAGGCATCGTATTCGCCATCCTGCTCTCGGAGCCGCTCTTCAGAGTTCTCCTTGGCGAGCAGTGGGTGGGTGCAGCCACGATTTTTTCCTGGCTTGGTGTTGCGGGCTTGATCCAGGTCGCAACCGCGACAGCAGCTTGGCTGTTCCTCAGTCAAGGCCGTGGCCACGAGTACTTCAGGCTCGGCGTTTGGACCGCCCTGATCAACGTGACCTCATTCCTCGTCGGTCTTCCCTGGGGCGCGCTTGGCATCGCGGCGGCGTATACGCTGGTGAACTGCACCGTCGTGCTGCCGCTTTACGCGATATCTATCGGTCGTCATGGCCCGGTGACGACCAGGAGCCTGGTCCAGACGACTGTCCCACATTGGATCAGTTGTGGCGTTGCGGCGGCCGTCACAAGGATTTCGATGATCTCATTGCTGGATGGAAACTGTTTCGCTGGGCTGGTTACGCTGCTGGCGCTTGCCTATGCATCGTATCTCCTCGCCATGATCTTCTTCGCGCGGAAACGGGAACTTGCGAAACGCGTAGTACGCAACGTTGTTCGAAAGGCAAAGACCTTCAGCGAAGCATGA